GCGGATCAGGTCATAATCCAGGGACACCTGGGCGGCCCTCAGGGCGGCTTCCCCGGCCTTCTGCGTCGCATCCGCAGCGGCCACGGCGGCTTTGGCGCTCAGGTAACGCGCCTCGGCCGAATCGAATTCCGCCCGGGAGATGACATCCCGCCGCAGAAGCTCCTTTTTGCGCTGGTAATTCTGGGTTGCATCGTGCAGCTCCGCCCGGGTCGAGGCAGCCTGGGCCCGAGTCGTGTTCAGATTGGCGGCGGCCTGATCGCGCAGGGCCCTGGCGTCTTCATCCTCCAGGCGGGCGATGATTTCGCCGGCCTTAACCCGGCTTCCCTCTTCCACCGAAAGGGCAACCAGGCGTCCCGTAATTTTGGCGGCCACGGCTGCTTTCCGCTGGGCCACGACGTAACCGCTGGCGTTCAGGAGGGAAAAGGTCTGGGAGGGATAGATCCGGGAGACGCCGGCGACCTCCACGGAGACGGCGGGAGAAAGCCGGCCGGTGAAATAGAGCAGGACGAGAATCAGGAGAAAGAGGACCGCGGCAATCCAGTAAAGGGGGGAAAGCCTTCGTCCTTTGCGCGTCGCCCGGTCGGACTTGTCAATCTTCAGCCGGGTAAGGTCTTCCTGGACCATGTGTTGAATGCTCCCGAGGTAAAAGCCCGGATACGGGCAGATATTCTACTTTATCTCCGATCTGAAATGGGAAAAACAGATCACATCTTCCGGCGTCTGCAGAATCGGTCGGACAGCCTCTGGAAAAAACCGCGGGAAGGACGTTTCCCCTTTCCCGAGACCCTTTCGAACTCATTGAGGAGGCGTTTCTGGAGTGCCGAAAGTTTCCGGGGGATGACCACGCGAATCCGGACAATTTGATTGCCGTGGCCAATGCCGTTTAGGATCGGCATCCCCCTGCCGGGAAGCTTGAAGATTGCCCCATGCTGCGTTCCCGGAGGAATGGCCAAATGATCGTCCCCCCAGAGGGTCGGAACGGTAATCCTTGCGCCCAGGGCTGCCTGCGTCATGCCGATCGGAATCGTACAGAGAAGATCGTCGCCCTCCCGTTCAAAAAGGGGATGGCTTTCGACGACCATTCTCACGTAAAGATTGCCGGGCGGCCCTCCCCGACGGCTGGGCTGTCCCTCGCCGGCCACAAAGAGTTGAGAACCGCTTCCCACGCCCGGCGGTATTTTTACGGAAAGAGGGACGGCAACGGGAACTTCTCCTTCTCCGCGGCAATCCGCGCAGGGAGATTCCAGGTATTGACCCTGTCCCCCACAGGCCGAGCAGGTGACGGTCAGGCGGAACAGGGAATTCCCACGGGAGATCGACCCTCTGCCGGAACAGACCGGACAGGTGATCCATCCGGTGCCCGGTTTCGCGCCGGAGCCGCTGCAGGTCGGACAGATCCGGGTCCGCGGAACCTCCAGGACAACGTCCTTGCCCTGGGCGGCTTCCTCCAGGGTCAGGTTCAGGGAAACGACCAGATCTTCTCCTCTTTCTTCCTCCTCGGTCCGTCTCCTTCGTCCGAAGGGGAAATCCCATAGTTCGTCGAAGATTCCGCCAAAGGCCCGGAAGATGTCCTCCGGTCGGGTGACGCCATGATAACCGCTGCGCTCCAGACCTTCACGGCCGAACCGGTCGTAAATGCGCCGTTTGTCCGGATTGCTCAACACTTCGTAGGCTTCGGCGGCCTCCCGGAAGATTTCTTCCGCCTCTTTGTTTCCGGGGTTGCGATCAGGGTGGCATTGCAGGGCCATTTTCCGGTAGGCCCGCTTGATCTCTTCCGGCGAAGCCTCCCTGCTGACCTGCAGAATCTCGTAATAATCACGCACGGGCGAATTCCTCCCGTCTGCTGAAAACGATGATATTTCCGGATATGCTTTTTAAGATAGCGTGTTTTTTGTCGATAAGCAACGACTTCGTCGGGAAGCGTCCGCTTTGACTCAGAAAAAAACCTCCCGGCCACGACGGCCGGAAGGTTTTTACAAGGGGGAAAATCGCTTTGTGTTTAGTAATCCATATCGCCCATATCAGGGGGCATCATGCCGCCGGGCATGCCGGCAGCGCCCTTCTTCCTGGGGGCTTCGGCGATCATCGCCTCTGTCGTCAGGAGGAGAGACGCCACGGAAGCCGCATTCTGCAGGGCGAAACGGACCACCTTGGTGGGATCGATAATGCCTGCTTCCATCATATCGGTGTATTCCCCGGCATCGGCATTGAACCCGACGCTGCCGGCCTGGTGTTTGACCTTTTCCACGACGATGGATCCTTCAAATCCGGCATTGGCGGCAATCTGGCGCATCGGTTCCTCGAGAGCCCGCCTGATGATGGTCAGGCCGTGCTGTTCATCCTCATCGGAAAGCTTTACGCCTTCCAGGACCGGGAGAGCCCGCAGCAGGGCGACACCGCCTCCGGGGACGATGCCTTCTTCCACCGCCGCCCTCGTGGCATGGAGGGCGTCTTCCACCCGGGCCTTTTTCTCCTTCATTTCAATTTCCGTTGCCGCGCCGACCTTGATTACGGCGACGCCTCCCACGAGTTTTGCCAGCCGTTCCTGGAGTTTTTCCCGGTCGTAATCGGAGGTGGTTTCATCGATCTGGGCGCGAATCTGTTTGACCCGGCCTTCGATGGCGGCCTGGCTTCCCGCGCCATCCACGATGGTGGTATTGTCCTTGTCGACATGGAGCCGTTTGCAGGTTCCCAGATCGTTGAGGGTAATGCTGTCCAGTTTGATGCCCATTTCCTCGGAGACAACCTGACCGCCTGTGAGAATGGCGATATCTTCCAGCATGGCCTTTCGGCGATCCCCGAATCCCGGTGCCTTGACGGCCGCGCACTTGAGGGTTCCCCGGATTTTGTTCACCACCAGTGTTGCCAGGGCTTCGCCTTCCAGGTCTTCGGCCACGATGAGCAGGGGCCTTCCGGAGCGGGCGATCTGTTCCAGGACGGGCACCAGGTCCTGCATTACGCTGATCTTTTTCTCATAGAGCAGAATGTAGGGGTCTTCAAAGACGACTTCCATCTTTTCCGGATCCGTCACGAAATAGGGGGAGACATAACCGCGGTCGAACTGCATCCCTTCCACGATTTCCAGGGAAGTTTCCATGCTCTTGGCCTCTTCGACCGTGATGACGCCTTCCTTGCCGACCTTTTCCATGGCTTCGGAAATGATTTCGCCGATGGTGTTATCGTTGTTCGCGGAAATCGTCCCGACCTGCGTGATCTCTTTTTTATCCCGGATGTCCTTGGAGATCTTCTTCAATTCGCCGATGATGAGTTCAACGCTCTTGTCGATGCCCCGCTTGAGCGACATGGGATTCATGCCGGCGGCGGCCATCTTGGAGCCTTCGCGGTAAATCGCCTGGGCGAGGATCGTGGCCGTCGTGGTCCCATCGCCGGCCATGTCCGACGTCTTGGACGCGACTTCCTTGACCATCTGGGCGCCCATGTTTTCAAATTTGTCTTCCAGTTCAATTTCCTTGGCGACCGTGACCCCATCCTTGGTAATGAGCGGTGCTCCCCAGGATTTTTCGATCACCACATTCCGCCCCCGGGGGCCCAGGGTAACCTTGACGGCATTGGCCAGGGTATCCACACCCTTCAGGATCTTTTCCCGGGCAACCATGTCGTATTTGATTTCTTTTGCAGCCATTTTGTTCCCCTCCCCAGAATTATTCGATAACGCCCAGAATATCGTCTTCCCTCATGATCAGGTGCTCGACGCCGTCGATCTTGACCTCCGTCCCCGCATAGCGCCCGAACAGGATCCGATCCCCTTCCTTCACGTTCAGGGGGATGCGATTGCCTTCATCGTCCCGTCTTCCCGGACCAGCGGCAACAACCTTTCCCTCCTGGGGTTTTTCCTTTGCCGTATCGGGGATGATGATGCCGCCGGCTGTCTTTTCCATGTCCTCAGTCCGTAAAACTAGAACACGATCATGCAATGGTACGATCTTCATTTACTTGCCTCCTCAAAATAATTATTTCATGTAGGATTGGCATGCCGGGCATGCCTGATTTTCTGAATGCTGCAGAGCTTTTTCGCAGTTTAAACAGGACATAAGATAATCATGTAATGCCACTTGTCAATAAATTGAAGGGGATTTTTTCTGCAGAGAATGCTCTTTTCCGGTCCTGTCCGGAAAAGAGCCCGGAACAGGACCGGAAAGGTTGTCGCTATGAACTGGCCGGAAAGGTCAGTGATATCAGGGATGTCAGCGTCTTGTGCTGTCATTCCGTGGTAATCGGAATTTTCTTGCCCTTGGTCTGGGCTTCCTCCGTTTTGGGAAGTTTGACGGTCAGGACCCCGTTTTTAAAGGTGGCCTCTACCTTTTCCAGGTTGATTCCCTTGGGCAGAGGAATCACCCGGTGGAAGGAACCATAGGTCCGTTCCAGGCGGTAATAGTCCTTTCCTTTATCTTCCTGTTCCTCTTTCTTTTCGCCTTTGAGGGTTACGGCATCGTCGGAAACCAGGACTTCCACGTCTTTTTCATCAATTCCGGGAATTTCGGCCTTGATGGTGAATTCTTCGTCACTTTCCCGTACGTCGACGGAGGGTGAAAAACCGGCATAACGATCTTCCAGGGCACCAAAAGGCTCAAGATCGAACCCCCGGAAGAAATCATCGAAAAGCCGATTCATTTCCCTCTGCAGCGAATAGAAGGGATGCTCATCCTCACGCTTTGCAGGCGCTTCCGTTCTCCTCTTCAGGGAAGGCAAAAGACTTTTGATTGCCATGATTTGTTCCTCCTTCTTAGAGTCTGTTCTTTATTCTTTATCCTGCCTTGATGGCTATTTTCTTTGCCTGAACAGGGGCAGCCTTGCGCAGGACGACGCGAAGCACGCCATTTTTGACGGATGCTTCAATGTTCCCCCTGTCTACGTCTTCTGAAAGGGTAAAGGTCCGCTGATAATCGCCGACATCGTATTCCGCGTAGTACAAGCGGTGTTCCTGAGGCTCAACCTGCTCGACCGTTCCCTGAATTTTCAGGACGTTTTTATCCAGGATGACTTCAACCGAATTTTCATCAACGCCGGGGACATCCGCGATCAGCACCATCGTTTCAGGCGTTTCGTAAATATCCACTTTTGGTGTAAAAATCTTCGTGTTCTTCGTCCGTTCCGATACGGCGGGTTCTGCCGCCGGCTGTTTTTCAAACTGTTTATATTCCTGAACCATGAGAAAACCCTCCTTCGCTATTCCGATTTGATGGCTATTTTACGGGGCTTGTCTTCTTCCGCCCGGGGCAGATGGATCTGCAGGATTCCCTTTTCATAGTTTGCTTCAACCTTTTCCGGATTGACGTTGAAGGGCAACTGCAGCCCCCGGCTGAAACGGCCGAAACCCCTTTCCTGACGATGATAACGGCATCCTTCCTCGAGTTGCTCCGGTTCTCTCGATCCCTTGATGTACAGAAGGTCGCCCTTTGTGGTAATCTCAATGGCGTCGGGATCCATTCCGGGGAGCTCAGCCCTGACAACCACATCGTCCTCACCGATCCATACATTGACCGGCGGGTAATGCTGGTCATACTCCTGAGTCAGACCTGAAAAAAACCGATTCATGTCTTTATGAAAGCGGGTCATTTCAGGAAACATATCCAACATCCTTCCCATTCTCCAAATTCCCGGTCCAAACATTTCGTCTTCCTCCTTCAATAGACTGATATCGTTCAGGATAAATCCTTTTGGCACTAATATAGTCACCAAACTTTAGTTGTCAAGGCAGAGAAAAAAAGGGCGTTTCCTTTCCTCTGTGGCAGCTTGTGCCGGGTTGTCGCGATGAAGGATCGCCGTTGGGAGGGAGTAGGCGATTAAAACCGGGAAAGGGAATTTGTCAAGGGGTCGACAGAGAGGTCCGGTCAGCGAAGGCCGGAGTTTAAGTGGGAGCGTTCGAGCGAAGCCATGATCACCGTGAGATTCCCGGGAATGTTATCGATATTGTAAATGTCCGGACGGAAGTTGAGTTTTCCCTCTTGATCAATCCAGACCGTCTTATAAACGATATGGACGGGAACAACTTTGGGAAGGATCAAGGTCTTGTTCTTTCCCTTTTGAATCTCGGCCTGAATGTTCCGGCTCGACCAGCGATTGTCGGACGAACTTTGCAGCAGATAGGCGGCAAGATCCACGGGCTTTTCAATGCGGATGCAGCCATGACTGAAACTGCGCCGGCTCTGGGCGAAAAGCCTCCGCGTGGGGGTGTCATGGATGTAGATGTCGGCTTCGTTGGAAAAGACGAACTTGACGCGACCGAGAGGATTGTCCGGTCCTGGTTCCTGTCTCAGAAAGTAGGGAAATCTCTCGGTGGAATAGCGGGACCAGTTGATGGTTTCCGGAGAAATGGGTCGGTTTTGGTAATTGCCGCCCGCAAAAACCTTCATCTTCTTTCCCGAAAGGTATTGGGGGTTCTTCTTGAGCTTGGGAAGATATTCCTCCACGGCGATGGTCTTGGGCACCCGCCAGTAGGGATTCAATTCGACCGAGGTGACCCGGCTGCTTAAAAGATTCGTTCGTTTGTTGGTCTTGCCGACGATGGCCCGGATGTTCATGACCACGTTCTGGTCTTCCACCACTTCAAGGTTGAAGGCCGGGATATTGATCAGCAGGTGACGATTTCCCAGTTCTGTGGGCAGCCAGCGCAGCCGGTCCAGATTGACGGCAACCTGACAGATGCGGACTTCCACGGGGACGTTCAGATGCCGCAACGTGGGCGGACCGACGATGCCGTCTTGCCGCAGGCCATGTTGCCGCTGGAAGGAACGAACGGCGATTTCCAACTCCCGGTCAAACACGTCATTGGGGATTGCCTGCGAAGTGTTCGGCGACCCTGAAGTCATCATCAGCCGGTTTCTCAGCAGATTGACCCGATAATCACGCATTCCTTTTTTCAGCGGGCGGCCATCCGGGATAACAGGCCAGCCTCCATTTTCCGCGATATCGATGTAACTATTGAGTATTTCGTGAAGTTTCCGGTAATCGTAAAACCGGGGAGCCAGATCGTTAAGGGTCCCTTCCAAGTTTTTGCTTTCCAGGGCATTGACCAGCGTTTTGACGAGATCGGTCTGTCTGGGTTTGTAGACCCAGCCGGGATATTGCTTTTGATGATCTGCCCTGCCGCCGGCAAAATGAGCGGCATAGGAAAAAAACGCCTCCGTCAGCAGCAGATCAAGATCTGCCAGACGTTCAGGGTTTACGGGGTGATCCAGCTCCTTTTCCCGGGAAATCGCCGTCATCATGGTTTCGATGCGCTCGATGCCGTAATCCTGGGGGCACAACCCTTCCCGATAGGACCGCTTCAAAATCCGCAGCAGCGTAACTGCCTGCGCATCCGGTCCTTCTTCCCCAATCCAGGCCGGCAGACCCTTCCGTTCCGAATAAAAGGTTTTCAGCAGCCGGGCGGTATCCTCATCGTTGTAGGCAAAGTTCAACAGAGATCTTCCCGTTGCGGTTGAGACCCTCTGCTGGATACGATCTGTGGCCGTATCGGACGGGTTGCTTGCCGACAGCATTCCTGTGGTGATGAACCAAGTCAGGGCTGCCCCGATCAGGATCAGAATCTGGATAATATGGACTCTCTTCAACCTCACGAAAAATCCTTTTGCGCCATGATTTCGGCTGCTGTTCTTCAGCCTTCTGTCAAAACTTAAGATGGAGACCGCTCTATTCTTCCTTGATGTAGAACTGCATCTTCAGGCCCCCCACTTCCACAAGATCTCCGTCTTTCAGGTCATACCGGGATGTCATGTCCTGTCCGTTGATCTTCATGGATTTTCCCCCTGAGGGATTGATGAAGTACCCTTCTTTCCTCCGGTTGACCAAGGCGGCCACTTTGGGGGCAAAAAAGCCTTTGAGATGGATGCCCGCCCCATCTTCCTTTCCGATGGTCGTCACCCGCTCCTTCAGGAGATAATCCCTTTTTTCCGTGGATCCATTCACGACCACGAAGCCGCCCAGGACGTCGGGCTTGGTCTTTCCCGTGGAAGCCAGAAGATTTCGCTGATCCTGCGGAGCAATCACCATGGTTTCATCCATGGATCTTCCCCTCAGGGTCGCATTTCTGGGATCCACTTCCCTGTTCCTTTCGGAAATCACTTCCAAGGTGTGGATTCCGACAAGAACCACGTCGCCATTGAATATTTCACTTTTGAAAACTTTTTGTCCGTTGACATACGTTCCATTGAGGCTGTTCGTATCCTCAATGTAGAGCGTATCCCCTTCGTGTGTGAATTTTGCATGATGTCCGGAGACAGCCTGATTGTCAATTACAATATCATTGTCCGGCTTTCTGCCGATGGTTATGACATCTTGCTCAAGGGGGATTTCTTTGACAACGGCTCCTTTAAATTTTAATAAAACCTCCGCCATTCTTTACCTCCTGAACCATCTAAAAAATTTGAGAACCGACGCAAACCGGCGCTTCCTGGCAAGGTAACCGGCAACAACGGTGATATTGTCTTTTCCGCCCTTCATATTGGCCATGTTGATCAGTTCCTGGCACGCTATCGAGGGATTATCAAGAGACGTTGCCATGAGCAAAATGTCTCGATCGGAAATCATTCCGGACAAACCGTCGCTGCAGAGAATCAGCACATCGCCTTCCGCCAGCGTCATTTCGTCCAGATCGACATCAACAAATGGAGCAATACCGAGCGCCCTTGTCAGTACATGCCGGATCGTGGACCGTTCCGCTTCTTCTTTGGTAATCAGGTCATGCTTAACCTGCTCATATACCAATGTGTGATCGTCGGTCAACTGTTCAATTTCTCCCGCCCTGACCAGATAGATCCGACTGTCTCCCACGTGGGCGATGCTCAGTTGTCTGCCCTGGATCATGATTGCCGCAAGGGTTGTTCCCATGCCGTGCAGTTGAGGGTTGCTCTTCGCCGCTTCATGAATCGCCCTGTTCGCCAGTTGAATCGCGGAACAAAGCTGATTCGTTGCATCGGAATAGTTTTCATTGTAACAGGACGCGATCAGGGGCGCGTTGCCTTCGCTGGCTTTTTGAAAATAATCCCGCAGGACATCCACCGCCATCTTGCTGGCAATTTCTCCAGATGCATGCCCTCCCATTCCATCCGCTACCGCCAGAATCCCCTGCTTGGGATCCACAAAGAAATCATCTTCATTGTTCGGTCGGATGAGCCCTTTATCGGTTTGGCCGGCAATATTCAGATTCAAGATCGTCTCCTAAATTTTGAGATAGGCGGCAAGGTCATCAACGATCTCACCTCCGTGCTGATAGCGTTTATCCGCGTCCTTTTCCATGGCCCTGTTCACGATGTCCGCAAAAAGTTCCGGGAGGTGAGGAGCCCTTTCCCTGAGCGGCTTGGGATTCGTCGAGGTGATTTTGTACATCAGGGTGCCGATGCTGTCTCCTTGAAAAGGCTTCTCCCCGGTCAACATCTCATAAAAAACGACCCCCAGTGAAAAAAGGTCTGAACGTCCATCGATCTTCTGTCCGGAGATCTGCTCCGGCGACATGTAACTCGGCGTGCCAAGGACGGCGCCTGTCTGAGTCTTGGAAGAGCTCATCACGCGGGCGATGCCGAAATCAGCGACCCGGATTTCACCGTTCTTCAGGATCATGATATTCGAAGGCTTGATGTCCCGGTGCACGACGCCGTTTTTGTGGGCATAGTCCAGGGCATTGGCCACCAGGCTTACAATTCGGACGACTTCCGGGATGGGCAGGAGGCTGTCCCTGCCGCAATATTTCATGAGATCCGTTCCGTCCAGCAGCTCCATCGCCATGTAGGCAAGATCGGAATCTTCCCCCACATCGTAAATGGTGACAATATTGGGATGGGACAGTTTTCCTGCCGCTTCGGCTTCCAGGAAAAATCTCTTCTTGGTTTCCAGGAGCCGTTCGTCCTCAATTTCTTCATAGCGCAGGGTCTTGATCGCCACTTCCCTGTTGATCTTCGGGTCCTTGCCCAGATAAACCGTTCCCATGGCTCCACGCCCGAGTTCCCGGCTGATCTCGTAACGTCCGATGGTCGGCTTGATCTCGGTATCCTGCAGAATGACGGTATCATCCTTTTTGCTCCCGGCGGGTTGTTGGTTGACGGTGTCTCCCGCCAGCTTCATCCGCTGGATCCGGTCATTGATATCCTTGAAACTGCCAGCCTGGGCAATGTGATTATAAACCGCAACGGCCTTCGTGAACAGCCGCTTTCTTTCGAAGTCAAGTCCCAGATTGTACAGAAGCTCTTTCATGGCCTTGTCCTCGACGGGACACTTCCGGAAGGTTTCAAAGGCCATGTCCAGCATCCCCTGTCCTTGAAAGGAAAGGCCGAGCATTTTATTGGCTTCCACGCTGTCCGCCTCGATGCTGACCTTTGGCTTTTCCGAAAAGAGATATTTCCGCGATGCCATAGCGAGATAACCGAGGATCAGAACCAATGCGGGATAGACAGGTTTTATCCAGTATCCCTGGCCGGCAAGGAGATAAACGGAGAATCCGGCCCAGAGGATCAGCAGAGTCAGCGCGGCGGCGGCACTGTAAAGGGGCTTGAGCCTTGAGGTAACCAGGATGACAAAGCATCCGAACAGGACCATGACTGCCAGTTCAAGCCATACGGCCCATGCAGGCCGCACGATGTGCTCCTGGTGAAGGATGTTGTCCACCGTGCTGGCGATTCCGATCCAGGAAGGGGTGTCAGGTCCGGCGGAGGTAGCCTGAAAAGTTCCCAGACCCGTAGCGTTCAGGACGATGATGACAATCTTGTTTTTAAACACGGCGGGTCTTACCTTATGATTGAGGACGTCCACAAAGGAATAAATCGGGATATTCCAGTTGTAGTTGATCAGCATTCGATGCTCATCAAAGGTGGGAATGCGGGCGTTGCCGATTTCTATCCCCTTGTTCAGACGAAGATGGTCAAGGTTGTATTTGAGAAACTTCAGGGTCAGTTGCAGCGCAAAGGAAGGGTAATAGCGATTTTCATAATTGATAAGCAGCGGTTCGCTGCGCACGGCGCCATCCTTATCTGCTGCTACGTTGACATGACCGAGGGCCAAAGCAGGTTCCGCGAATTGAGCGATCGGCGAGATCAGCTCCCGGGCGGTCAAACTGGGGGCCGTTGTGTCCAGTCTGACCGAGTTCCTGGTTAGATAATCCGGCAGGGCTTCAACGGCTGCGAGGGAGCGTCCCAGGGCGAAGGTTAAAGGCAGAACGACCCGATGGCTCCGGGCAATCGATTCAGCCAGCAGGGTATCATTATCCAACCGTCCCTCTGCTTCTTTAAGGCTTGTGTAAAGCTGTCCGCTTCGGATGCCTTTCGCTTCCAATCCGCTGAGAAGATTCCGGATCTCGGTCAATCCCTGGTTATGGTCATTTTCGGAAAAGGGGATATCGATCCCGATCACTCTGGTTTCATAATCATGAAGCATGCCGATCATCTGGGCGATGTATCCTCTGGACCAGGGCCAGCGGCCAATAGCGGTGATGCTGTTATTATCGATTCCGATGACAACGACATTGGACGCAGGGGCTTTATCCCTGAAAGAAGAAACAGTGTCGTAGGCCTTGTATTCCAGCTGTTCCGTCTGGCTCCATTGCAGGGCATAGGCGCCGGCCAGCAGAAGGACGAGAAAACAAACAATGCTCAAATCAATAACAATTGAATTTTTAAACCGAAGCATAATTCCTCCTGATTATTGCCCCAATCGTTCCTTTTGTCGCTAATTCATGCAAAATATGACCCCAGGTATGGGCTGGCACTCCAAAAATTTTACCTTCAGCGCAAAAGAGCTGTTTTTTCACAGCAAAATCCGTATGTGCC
This portion of the Syntrophus gentianae genome encodes:
- a CDS encoding serine/threonine-protein kinase; its protein translation is MLRFKNSIVIDLSIVCFLVLLLAGAYALQWSQTEQLEYKAYDTVSSFRDKAPASNVVVIGIDNNSITAIGRWPWSRGYIAQMIGMLHDYETRVIGIDIPFSENDHNQGLTEIRNLLSGLEAKGIRSGQLYTSLKEAEGRLDNDTLLAESIARSHRVVLPLTFALGRSLAAVEALPDYLTRNSVRLDTTAPSLTARELISPIAQFAEPALALGHVNVAADKDGAVRSEPLLINYENRYYPSFALQLTLKFLKYNLDHLRLNKGIEIGNARIPTFDEHRMLINYNWNIPIYSFVDVLNHKVRPAVFKNKIVIIVLNATGLGTFQATSAGPDTPSWIGIASTVDNILHQEHIVRPAWAVWLELAVMVLFGCFVILVTSRLKPLYSAAAALTLLILWAGFSVYLLAGQGYWIKPVYPALVLILGYLAMASRKYLFSEKPKVSIEADSVEANKMLGLSFQGQGMLDMAFETFRKCPVEDKAMKELLYNLGLDFERKRLFTKAVAVYNHIAQAGSFKDINDRIQRMKLAGDTVNQQPAGSKKDDTVILQDTEIKPTIGRYEISRELGRGAMGTVYLGKDPKINREVAIKTLRYEEIEDERLLETKKRFFLEAEAAGKLSHPNIVTIYDVGEDSDLAYMAMELLDGTDLMKYCGRDSLLPIPEVVRIVSLVANALDYAHKNGVVHRDIKPSNIMILKNGEIRVADFGIARVMSSSKTQTGAVLGTPSYMSPEQISGQKIDGRSDLFSLGVVFYEMLTGEKPFQGDSIGTLMYKITSTNPKPLRERAPHLPELFADIVNRAMEKDADKRYQHGGEIVDDLAAYLKI